The Magnolia sinica isolate HGM2019 chromosome 3, MsV1, whole genome shotgun sequence genome includes the window AGTCCGATATAACAGAGTCTTGCTCAGTTACAAAATACTATCTCAAATGGTaaatatgaaaaaaagaaaaaagaaaaaagaaaaagagagagagagagagagagagagagagagagagagagagagagagagagtaaagaaGTGCAAAAAACCTAGAATAGAACCCATGCTGTGAGGATGGATTAACAAATCTACAGATATTCCACAAATAAGGATCAATATATCAATGGATATTCGTATTCCAGAAAAGAGAAGGATATCAATTCCTTCCAAGCCATTTAAATACTATTAGAAACTTCAACACTTCATAAccaccaaaattacaaatgcACCAACATCAATCAAGCTACACATCTACAGACAACAATAGGGAGAAAAGACCAAATAATCCCGCGAGCAAAGATGCTTAAAGAAATTTGCAATCGAAATCGACTCAGATATCATCACCAAAGAGAAAATACTGCTCCCAAAGTGTCAAGATTTGTTATGCATTTTGTTTTCCACACTCTTTCTTTCATAAATAAATTCAATCACAAAAGAAATAAGGAAACCACGGGCACAGAAATTTCATCCTAGTAGAACAGAACCTGCCATttggatataataataataataatctacgATTTCAACCGACAAAAGATAATTAGGGTATTAGATTCCTATTTGAGGTTTGCTAAATCAAAGCATCATTTACATATTTACTCTTCTTGTGGAACCTCAGGCTCTACCAAGCTTATCATGTAACATTAAATTAGTGGATTCAAGATAATCAACAAGTGTTGCGTGACCACAAATCCAAGGAAACGCTGACAAACATGGAAGTGTATTTTCAAAAGGCTGAATAAGCCAGAAACAAAGTAGGAAGAAAGAACAATTCCAAAATGGCCATATCAGCATCAGAAAACAAAAGCAAATTTGCAATAAAATTATGCACGTGctactgaaaagaaaaaaaaaaataagaataagaagaaaagacaaACTGCCACCAGACTAAACCACCTACCCTGAGTTGCAATACAAAGACGAACAAGAGACTGATGAAGAAACATTCTCACAGAATTGTGAATGTTTAATCAGAGATGCATTCCTTGACTTCTTTAGGTTGATTTGGTGTAGAAACGGACGGCAATTGCCAAACCCAAGATCAGTAGGGGAACGAGGAACTGGAGAAGCTTGATGATGAACTCGGAGGTTTTGTCCTGGTTGTAGTGAGGCTGCTTGGGAGGAGTATATTTAGGCTTGTTGGGGATGGTTGATGCATCTATCTCCCCAACGTAGAATTCATCCATCATTGCTCTTGCACTGGTACTGTGCCCGACATCCTCAAAGTCATCGGTTGCATCTTTCCCTGTTGAACCATGAATCATTTGGCCCATAGATAACCTTATTATAAGAAATAAATGGGGCTAAAAGAAGCACACCCTTGGGTTTGCACAAGTAGAGAAGGCATGGAATTCAATGGAGATCCTTACCAGTTGCCGACAACAAAACCTCATCTCCCCCAGGATGGTCCTCCAAGAACTTGGTTACATCATATACCTGTTCCCGACAAAAAAATATGCGAAATTCATGGATACATACGAATCGAAGAAAATATATTGAAATTTCAAACACAACTTCAAATAGGCAGAGCAGCATACATAGATGGCCTCCTCATCCACTATGAACTCAAGGTACATGTTTCAGAGGAAGATCAGCTGCAACTCCCCACCAAGCAGTTCAGATTGAAATTTGTTTCTAAGCTTTTAGTCAGGTCATAAGCAATCTTCAAGTAGATTTATCAAGCCCTTCCTCACGCCGGTCCTATTTGTTCTTACTTGATGTGTTTCTTTTGCCAAGTGCATAGCTTATTACAAATCATATCATGAGACGGTTGTAGGAGTTTCGGACAGGTATTTCTTTTGAGATTTCAACATTCTTACTGTGCACGAAATGTTTATCGCAGCCACA containing:
- the LOC131239781 gene encoding cytochrome b5-like isoform X2, whose amino-acid sequence is MYLEFIVDEEAIYVYDVTKFLEDHPGGDEVLLSATGKDATDDFEDVGHSTSARAMMDEFYVGEIDASTIPNKPKYTPPKQPHYNQDKTSEFIIKLLQFLVPLLILGLAIAVRFYTKST
- the LOC131239781 gene encoding cytochrome b5-like isoform X1, yielding MGADDKVFTLEDVSKHNTNKDCWLIISGKVYDVTKFLEDHPGGDEVLLSATGKDATDDFEDVGHSTSARAMMDEFYVGEIDASTIPNKPKYTPPKQPHYNQDKTSEFIIKLLQFLVPLLILGLAIAVRFYTKST